The genomic region GACTGCCGGGTATCATGGCCACTTGTCGTCCCCGCATCACCATATGCGCTATTCCGCGCTGGCTGACTCTCGCTTGCCAGCCCCCGTCGCGGGCCCGAGCCGTTCGGTCGGATCGCGGCCCAATTTCGGCTTCAACTGTGCTAGTTCAATAAAGTCGTCTGCCTGCCGCCGAAGCTCGTCTTCGATCATCGGCGGCTGGATCGTATTGGTGGAGATGACGGTGACACTGACGCCGCGGCGCTGCACGGCCTCGACCAAGGAACGGAGGTCGCCGTCACCAGAGAACAGGATCATCTGGTCGATATGCCCCGCGAGTTCCATGGCATCGACCGCAAGCTCGATGTTCATGTTACCCTTCACTTTACGCCGACCGCTGGCGTCAAGGAATTCCTTGGTTGCCTTCGTGACGACGGTGTAGCCATTATAGTCGAGCCAATCGATGAGCGGACGGATCGACGAATACTCCTGATCCTCGGCAGTCGCCGTGTAGTAGAATGCCCGCAGCAACCGGCCCGCCCTCCGATACTCCTCAAGCAGGCGCTTGTAGTCGATCTCGAAACCAAGCGCCTTGCAGGTAGCGTGGAGGTTGGGACCGTCGATAAAGATGGCAAGCTTTTCGAATCGGGACATCACTGCTCCGGCTTGCAGAATGGTTGCGCGGGGCCGCGCAGGCTGTGAACTAGCCACTTACGAGGAGCTGGAGGGTCGGCGGCGAAGGGGCCTCTTCCAATGGCATGGGACGAGATTTCTATCGAGCTCATAACACCGGTCGCGTTTCTTATTCCATCGACTTCACATCATCGGCCCAAGGATCCAGCGGAGGCCTTTTCGAAGTTCTGTTGCTTGCCTGTGCCGGGTTCGCGTGCGAGATCCATCTTGTCGAACTCGCCGGTCGAAACGCTGCGCGCAGGCACAGCACTGCAATCAGCGTTATAGTTTGCACGAAGACCGTTGAGCGCAAGGATAAGTGCAACGGAGACCGCCACCGCGATCAGACCGTACTCGATGGAGGTCGCCCCAGTCTTGTTCGGCCAAAACCGCTGAAAAGCGAATGATCTCATGACAATGTCATTTCTGGCGCCCTCCGGGCCTGGAATTCTGCTGTAGCAAT from Bradyrhizobium elkanii USDA 76 harbors:
- a CDS encoding NYN domain-containing protein — translated: MSRFEKLAIFIDGPNLHATCKALGFEIDYKRLLEEYRRAGRLLRAFYYTATAEDQEYSSIRPLIDWLDYNGYTVVTKATKEFLDASGRRKVKGNMNIELAVDAMELAGHIDQMILFSGDGDLRSLVEAVQRRGVSVTVISTNTIQPPMIEDELRRQADDFIELAQLKPKLGRDPTERLGPATGAGKRESASAE
- a CDS encoding Flp family type IVb pilin; this translates as MRSFAFQRFWPNKTGATSIEYGLIAVAVSVALILALNGLRANYNADCSAVPARSVSTGEFDKMDLAREPGTGKQQNFEKASAGSLGR